From the genome of Fusobacterium varium, one region includes:
- the bioF gene encoding 8-amino-7-oxononanoate synthase, with amino-acid sequence MKKEILIKELDALKNTYNFRQLKECNNSLVNLSSNDYLGLARDRELLNEFYSKYSPKLSSSSSRLIDGSYPEVMKLEEELETIYENSAILFNSGFDANSSIIETFYNKKSLILTDRLNHASIYDGILNSEAVFMRYKHLDMKNLENLLIKYRDTYDDILVVSETVYSMDGDMADLKELINLKKKYNFDLMIDEAHSYGVYGYGIAKELNVVKDIDFLIIPLGKGGGSVGAYVICSQLIKDYIINKSRKFIYSTALPPVNHMWNLFILKKMPYFKNKMEKLQEIKEYTLNLLRENHIDTVSSTHIISIVIGNNAKIIEIAENMRRKGFMLYGVKEPTVPKGTARFRIGLNPQLSKEDILRFVKELKYEIDTVF; translated from the coding sequence ATGAAAAAAGAAATTTTAATAAAAGAACTTGATGCTCTTAAAAATACTTACAATTTCAGACAACTAAAAGAATGCAATAATTCTCTTGTAAATCTTTCATCTAATGACTATTTAGGACTTGCAAGGGATAGAGAGCTGCTAAATGAATTTTATTCTAAATATTCTCCAAAGCTTTCTTCAAGTTCTTCCAGACTTATAGATGGTTCATATCCTGAAGTCATGAAGCTGGAAGAAGAGCTCGAAACCATTTATGAAAATTCAGCTATATTATTTAATTCTGGCTTTGATGCTAATTCTTCTATAATTGAAACATTTTACAATAAAAAATCTTTAATTCTTACTGACAGACTAAATCATGCCAGTATTTATGATGGTATTCTCAACAGTGAAGCTGTTTTTATGAGATATAAACATCTAGATATGAAAAATCTTGAAAATCTTCTCATAAAATATAGAGATACTTATGATGATATTCTTGTAGTATCTGAAACTGTCTATAGTATGGACGGTGATATGGCTGATTTAAAAGAACTTATCAACTTGAAGAAAAAATATAATTTTGACCTTATGATAGATGAAGCCCATTCTTATGGGGTTTATGGCTATGGTATAGCTAAAGAACTTAATGTTGTGAAAGATATTGACTTCCTCATCATTCCATTAGGAAAAGGTGGAGGTTCAGTTGGAGCATATGTTATTTGCTCTCAATTGATTAAAGATTATATAATCAATAAAAGCAGAAAATTTATCTATAGTACTGCACTTCCTCCTGTAAACCATATGTGGAATCTTTTTATATTAAAAAAAATGCCATATTTTAAAAATAAAATGGAAAAGCTTCAGGAAATTAAGGAATATACTCTTAATCTTTTAAGAGAAAATCATATAGATACTGTATCTTCAACTCATATTATAAGTATAGTAATAGGTAATAATGCTAAAATTATAGAAATAGCTGAAAATATGAGGAGAAAAGGATTTATGCTTTATGGAGTAAAGGAACCTACAGTTCCCAAAGGAACAGCCAGATTTAGAATAGGTCTGAATCCTCAACTTTCAAAAGAAGATATTTTAAGATTTGTAAAGGAGCTAAAATATGAAATTGATACTGTTTTTTAA
- a CDS encoding biotin biosynthesis protein BioC — translation MTFDKNFTTYDNNAIVQKKVAANLSEYIKNDISLSGNMNKIIELGCGTGIFTKEFLSNFTPKHLTLNDFFDVREYLKNLNYNEFIQGDIEIITLPKADIIISSSAFQWVSSFEKLINNISASTNNLAFSIYTKGNLKEIYEHFNISLNYLENEEIHQILRKKFKNITSKKETIILEFNTPLEALRHLKNTGVTGFQKTSISKIRSFASCTLTYEISYFICKN, via the coding sequence ATGACTTTTGATAAAAATTTTACTACTTATGATAATAATGCTATAGTTCAAAAAAAAGTAGCTGCTAATTTAAGTGAATATATAAAAAACGATATTTCTCTATCTGGAAATATGAATAAAATCATTGAACTTGGGTGTGGTACAGGTATATTTACTAAAGAATTCCTTTCTAACTTTACTCCCAAACACCTCACTCTTAATGATTTTTTTGATGTAAGAGAATATTTAAAAAATTTGAATTATAATGAATTTATTCAAGGAGATATTGAGATTATCACTCTTCCAAAAGCTGATATCATTATTTCCAGCTCTGCTTTCCAATGGGTTAGCTCCTTTGAAAAATTAATAAATAATATTTCAGCTTCAACTAATAATTTGGCTTTTTCCATTTATACTAAAGGAAACTTAAAAGAGATATATGAACACTTCAATATTTCTTTAAATTATTTAGAAAATGAGGAAATTCATCAAATATTAAGAAAAAAATTTAAAAATATAACTTCAAAAAAAGAAACAATAATTCTTGAGTTCAATACTCCTTTAGAAGCTTTAAGGCATCTTAAAAATACTGGTGTTACTGGTTTTCAAAAAACAAGTATAAGTAAAATACGTTCTTTTGCCAGCTGTACTTTAACTTATGAAATAAGTTATTTTATTTGTAAGAATTAG
- a CDS encoding Major membrane immunogen, membrane-anchored lipoprotein translates to MKKIIIAAALIISCVSFAETAKKEKPVLEWSVQPQLGIIKGDYYKNEKRFRQGHLGTLEVVKKDGKIVLVEFNEMTRPNYYNRYFQNVSKRMSSYNFKMGEAKGAAWIQGVLKTEKQMMDEQRLTGDFDTVAGASNSIQQSMVPLAAELAPQTEKPSKAKFYSIAEDLGKGITGRLKVVVEDGKIISCRYDEIFADSPEDIKLPRQKQYYRQSKYESVDFDEDSRIGFNIQMDELNDKVVATQNMLDLTGLPATKETGDYKKSGFTTRNTAWDNYLKLAEKLQAEMKKDKVIK, encoded by the coding sequence ATGAAGAAAATTATTATTGCTGCTGCTCTTATAATAAGTTGTGTGAGCTTTGCAGAAACGGCAAAAAAAGAAAAACCAGTTTTAGAATGGAGTGTTCAGCCTCAATTAGGAATCATTAAAGGAGATTATTACAAAAATGAAAAAAGATTCCGTCAAGGACATCTTGGAACTTTGGAAGTTGTAAAAAAAGATGGAAAAATTGTTTTAGTTGAATTCAATGAAATGACTAGACCTAATTATTATAATCGTTACTTCCAAAATGTATCAAAACGTATGTCTTCATATAACTTCAAAATGGGAGAAGCTAAAGGTGCTGCTTGGATACAGGGAGTATTAAAAACTGAAAAGCAAATGATGGACGAACAAAGACTAACAGGAGATTTTGATACAGTTGCTGGAGCTTCTAACAGTATTCAGCAATCTATGGTTCCATTAGCTGCCGAACTTGCACCACAAACAGAAAAACCTTCTAAAGCTAAATTTTATAGTATAGCTGAAGACTTGGGAAAAGGGATTACAGGAAGATTAAAAGTTGTTGTTGAAGATGGAAAAATTATCTCTTGCAGATATGATGAAATATTTGCAGACTCTCCTGAAGATATCAAACTTCCTAGACAAAAACAATACTACAGACAATCAAAATATGAAAGTGTAGATTTTGATGAAGATTCTCGTATTGGATTTAATATTCAGATGGACGAACTTAATGACAAAGTTGTAGCTACTCAAAATATGCTTGATCTTACAGGACTGCCTGCTACTAAAGAAACTGGAGATTATAAAAAATCTGGATTCACTACTCGTAATACTGCATGGGACAATTATTTAAAACTTGCAGAAAAACTTCAAGCTGAAATGAAAAAAGATAAAGTAATTAAATAA
- the artP_1 gene encoding Arginine-binding extracellular protein ArtP precursor, translating to MKKLFCAVMLLLMGIVGSVSFAKENKTLYVGTNAEFQPFEYLENGKIVGFDVELMEEIAKLIGKDIEWKNIAFDGLLPALQAKKLDVIIAGMTATEERKKFVNFSQTYYTSNQMILINKENPVVESFDKLAGYSVGVILGYTGDIAVSAIEGVKVQRYNGAAEAIMALKAKKVDAVVLDSEPAKNYAKQNKELGLINTDVAKEEYAIAVGKDNKALADEIDKALKVLNENGTYDKLIQKYFGDK from the coding sequence ATGAAAAAATTATTTTGTGCAGTTATGTTATTACTTATGGGGATTGTTGGAAGTGTAAGTTTTGCCAAGGAAAATAAAACTCTTTATGTGGGTACTAATGCTGAATTTCAACCATTTGAATATCTTGAAAATGGTAAAATAGTTGGATTTGATGTAGAACTTATGGAAGAAATTGCAAAATTAATTGGAAAGGATATTGAATGGAAAAATATAGCTTTTGATGGACTGCTTCCAGCTCTCCAAGCTAAAAAATTAGATGTAATTATAGCAGGAATGACAGCTACTGAAGAAAGAAAAAAATTCGTTAACTTTTCACAAACTTATTACACATCTAATCAAATGATTTTAATCAATAAAGAAAATCCTGTTGTTGAATCATTTGACAAGCTTGCTGGATATAGTGTAGGAGTTATTCTTGGGTATACAGGAGATATTGCTGTAAGTGCAATAGAAGGAGTCAAAGTTCAAAGATACAATGGAGCAGCTGAAGCAATAATGGCTCTTAAAGCAAAAAAAGTAGATGCTGTAGTTTTAGATTCTGAACCAGCTAAAAATTATGCTAAACAAAACAAGGAGCTAGGACTTATTAATACAGATGTAGCTAAAGAAGAATATGCAATAGCTGTTGGAAAAGATAATAAAGCTCTTGCTGATGAAATAGATAAAGCTCTTAAAGTACTTAATGAAAATGGAACTTATGATAAACTTATCCAAAAATATTTTGGTGATAAATAA
- the argG gene encoding Argininosuccinate synthase — MKEKVVLAYSGGLDTSVIIPWLKENYNFDVIAVAVDVGQKDDFAAVEKKALQIGASKFYAADKKEELVNDFIIPMLKSGAKYEGTYLLGTSIARPVIAKALVEIAQKEGAAYIVHGATGKGNDQVRFELGIKALAPNMKVIAPWRIWDIKSRKQEIEYLKSHGIELPFKENTSYSRDENLFHISHEGLELESPHNAPDYNHVLQWVLPLEKTSDTPECISIDFEKGVPVKLNGKSMSALEIINSLNEIGAKHGVGVIDLVENRLVGMKSRGVYETPGGTILYFAHEELERLCMDRESLQAKMKLSNDMAKLIYNGQWFTRYRKALSAFVEETQEFITGTVNLKLYKGNILLNGMDSKYSLYSEEFSTFDEDTVYNQKDAEGFINLFGLPIKIEALLRNK; from the coding sequence ATGAAAGAAAAAGTTGTTTTAGCATATTCAGGGGGATTAGATACTTCTGTTATCATTCCATGGTTAAAGGAAAATTATAATTTTGATGTTATAGCTGTAGCAGTAGATGTTGGACAAAAAGATGATTTTGCAGCAGTTGAGAAAAAAGCTTTACAGATAGGAGCATCTAAATTTTATGCTGCTGATAAAAAAGAGGAATTGGTTAATGATTTCATAATTCCTATGCTTAAATCAGGAGCTAAGTATGAAGGAACATATCTATTAGGAACATCTATAGCCAGACCTGTAATAGCCAAGGCACTTGTTGAAATAGCTCAAAAGGAAGGAGCTGCTTACATAGTTCATGGTGCTACTGGAAAAGGTAATGATCAGGTGAGATTTGAACTAGGAATTAAAGCCCTTGCACCAAATATGAAAGTTATTGCTCCATGGCGTATCTGGGATATCAAATCTCGTAAACAGGAAATTGAATATTTAAAATCTCATGGAATAGAACTTCCATTTAAAGAAAATACTTCTTACAGCAGAGATGAGAACCTATTTCATATAAGCCATGAAGGTCTTGAACTTGAAAGTCCTCACAATGCTCCTGACTACAATCATGTACTGCAATGGGTTCTTCCTTTAGAAAAAACAAGTGATACTCCTGAGTGTATATCTATAGATTTTGAAAAAGGTGTGCCTGTAAAACTTAATGGAAAATCTATGTCAGCTCTTGAAATTATCAATTCTTTAAATGAGATAGGAGCAAAGCATGGAGTAGGAGTTATAGACCTTGTTGAAAATCGTCTTGTTGGAATGAAATCTCGTGGAGTATATGAAACTCCTGGTGGAACTATACTTTATTTTGCTCATGAAGAACTTGAAAGATTATGTATGGACAGAGAATCTCTTCAAGCAAAAATGAAGCTTTCTAATGATATGGCAAAATTAATATACAATGGTCAATGGTTTACTAGATATAGAAAAGCTTTGTCAGCCTTTGTTGAAGAAACTCAAGAATTCATAACTGGAACTGTAAATCTTAAACTTTATAAAGGTAATATCCTGCTAAATGGTATGGATTCTAAATACTCTTTATATTCTGAAGAATTTTCCACATTTGATGAAGATACTGTATATAATCAAAAAGATGCTGAAGGATTTATTAATCTTTTTGGACTTCCTATTAAAATAGAGGCTCTTTTAAGAAATAAATAA
- the rlmCD gene encoding 23S rRNA (uracil-C(5))-methyltransferase RlmCD, which produces MVFWRKNGKKFEIIELKVDKIVNGGEGLGYYNDFAVFVPMSVPGDVLKVKIISVKKTYARGLIEEIISAGEERVEDINKISFEDFQGCDFGMLKYDAQLKYKKLMVEDVLKKIGKMDNISVADVIGSEDPYHYRNKIIEPFRKSKGEIISGFFKRKSHDVFEVEESILNSRLGNKIIKELKSILNREKVSVYDENEHKGILRNVMVRTNSKNEAMLVLIINAVKVEKRYKDILMELKNKINEIKSIYISLNPKRTNVALGEKNVFIWGEKTITEEIDGISFNISPLSFFQINLPQTKKLYNTAVNYFKDIENKNVVDAYSGTGTLAMILSKKAKKVFAIELVQSATNDGIKTAKENGISNIEFINGAVEDKLPELIKKGEKVDAIIFDPPRKGIEESSLLKVAESNIKEIVYISCNPSTFARDAEILSREGYTLEKVQPVDMFPGTAHTEVVGRFIK; this is translated from the coding sequence ATGGTGTTTTGGAGGAAAAATGGTAAAAAGTTTGAAATAATTGAACTTAAGGTAGATAAAATAGTTAATGGAGGAGAGGGATTAGGATACTATAATGATTTTGCAGTATTTGTTCCTATGTCTGTTCCTGGAGATGTATTAAAGGTAAAAATAATTTCTGTGAAAAAAACTTATGCCAGAGGATTAATTGAGGAAATAATTTCAGCAGGAGAAGAGAGAGTAGAGGACATCAATAAAATATCTTTTGAGGATTTTCAAGGGTGTGATTTTGGAATGCTTAAATATGATGCTCAATTGAAATATAAAAAACTTATGGTTGAAGATGTTCTAAAAAAAATAGGTAAAATGGATAATATATCAGTGGCAGATGTAATTGGAAGTGAAGATCCATATCATTACAGAAATAAAATAATAGAACCTTTTAGAAAATCAAAAGGAGAAATTATAAGTGGTTTTTTTAAGAGAAAATCCCATGATGTTTTTGAAGTAGAAGAGAGTATACTCAATTCAAGGCTTGGAAATAAAATAATAAAAGAACTGAAAAGTATATTAAATAGAGAGAAAGTTTCTGTATATGATGAAAATGAGCATAAAGGAATACTGAGAAATGTAATGGTAAGAACAAACTCTAAGAATGAAGCAATGTTAGTGCTTATTATAAATGCAGTAAAAGTTGAAAAAAGGTATAAAGATATACTTATGGAACTTAAAAATAAAATAAATGAAATAAAATCTATTTATATCTCTTTGAATCCTAAGAGAACTAATGTTGCTTTAGGAGAGAAAAATGTATTTATATGGGGAGAAAAAACTATAACAGAAGAAATTGATGGAATAAGTTTTAATATTTCACCACTTTCTTTTTTCCAAATAAATCTTCCTCAAACTAAGAAATTATATAATACAGCAGTAAATTATTTTAAAGACATTGAAAATAAAAATGTAGTAGATGCTTATTCTGGAACTGGAACTCTTGCAATGATACTTTCTAAAAAAGCTAAAAAAGTATTTGCAATAGAATTAGTTCAGTCAGCAACTAATGATGGAATAAAGACAGCTAAAGAAAATGGAATAAGTAATATAGAATTTATAAATGGAGCTGTTGAAGATAAACTGCCTGAACTTATAAAAAAAGGAGAAAAGGTAGATGCAATTATTTTTGATCCACCTAGAAAGGGAATCGAAGAAAGCAGTCTATTAAAGGTAGCTGAGAGCAATATAAAAGAGATTGTATATATATCATGTAATCCATCTACTTTTGCAAGAGATGCAGAGATACTCAGCAGGGAGGGATATACTTTGGAAAAAGTACAGCCTGTAGATATGTTTCCAGGTACTGCTCATACAGAAGTAGTAGGGAGATTTATCAAGTAA
- the rsmH gene encoding Ribosomal RNA small subunit methyltransferase H, whose translation MEEIISEYHIPVLYRESIDNLVINKDGIYLDCTLGGGGHSEGILKELSEKGRLISIDQDQQAIDFAKKRLEKYGNKWQVFKNNFENLDTVIYMAGYDKIDGILMDIGVSSTQLDDPERGFSYRYDTKLDMRMNQNNSLSAYEVVNEYSEEALMKILFEYGEERNSRRIAKFICEAREIKKIETTGELVAIIKRAYPERAAKHPAKKTFQAIRIEVNRELEVLEKAIDKAVDSLKIGGRLGIITFHSLEDRLVKTKFKDLATACKCPPGLPICVCGGKAKVKLITKKPIIPEGNEVEFNNRAHSSKLRVVERIG comes from the coding sequence GTGGAAGAAATTATAAGTGAGTATCATATACCTGTCTTATATAGAGAAAGTATTGATAACCTTGTTATAAATAAAGATGGTATCTATCTTGACTGTACATTGGGGGGAGGAGGTCACTCTGAGGGAATACTAAAGGAGCTTTCTGAAAAAGGAAGGCTTATCTCTATAGATCAAGATCAGCAGGCAATAGATTTTGCTAAAAAAAGATTGGAAAAATATGGAAATAAATGGCAAGTTTTTAAAAATAACTTTGAAAATCTGGATACAGTTATATATATGGCAGGATATGATAAGATAGATGGGATTCTTATGGATATTGGAGTTTCATCTACACAATTAGATGATCCAGAAAGAGGTTTTTCCTATAGATATGATACAAAATTAGATATGAGAATGAATCAGAATAATTCTTTGTCTGCTTATGAAGTGGTTAATGAATACAGCGAAGAAGCTCTTATGAAAATATTATTTGAATATGGAGAAGAGAGAAATTCGAGAAGAATAGCTAAATTTATCTGTGAAGCAAGAGAGATAAAAAAAATAGAAACTACTGGAGAACTTGTGGCTATAATAAAAAGGGCTTATCCAGAAAGAGCAGCCAAACACCCTGCCAAGAAAACATTTCAAGCTATTAGAATAGAGGTAAATAGAGAACTAGAAGTATTAGAAAAAGCTATAGATAAGGCTGTAGATTCTCTGAAGATAGGGGGGAGATTAGGAATAATAACTTTCCATTCACTTGAAGACAGACTTGTAAAAACTAAATTTAAAGATTTAGCAACTGCTTGTAAATGCCCACCAGGACTTCCTATATGTGTCTGTGGGGGTAAAGCTAAAGTTAAGCTGATAACTAAGAAACCTATAATTCCAGAGGGAAATGAAGTAGAATTCAATAATAGAGCTCACTCTTCAAAATTGAGAGTAGTTGAAAGGATAGGGTAA
- a CDS encoding YGGT family — MYMFIRIFDLLITVINTLILIRVILSWLAPGSANGFTELVYNLTEPILKPFRVLLPMGNFRLDIAPIIAYIFFGIVRRVVFAILL; from the coding sequence ATGTATATGTTCATTAGAATTTTTGATTTATTAATAACAGTTATAAATACTCTTATATTGATAAGAGTGATACTTTCATGGCTTGCTCCAGGTTCAGCAAATGGGTTTACAGAACTGGTTTATAATCTGACTGAACCTATTTTGAAACCCTTTAGAGTGTTGCTGCCAATGGGAAATTTCAGACTGGATATAGCACCTATAATAGCATATATCTTTTTTGGAATAGTAAGAAGAGTAGTTTTTGCAATACTGCTTTAA
- the pgsA gene encoding CDP-diacylglycerol--glycerol-3-phosphate 3-phosphatidyltransferase, with the protein MNLPNKLTFIRLVLAVPFIYFLQESNAEGFVYRMIAFALFVVASLTDFFDGYLARKYNLVTDFGKLMDPLADKILVISALVLFVELRYIPAWMSIIVIAREFLISGIRMLAAAKGEVIPAGKLGKYKTTSQMIVILIMIVVGNQWYNYYLMLIPIILTLWSGWEYTSKAKHYFMNSK; encoded by the coding sequence ATGAACTTACCTAATAAGTTAACTTTTATAAGATTAGTATTGGCTGTACCTTTCATATATTTTCTTCAGGAATCAAATGCTGAAGGTTTTGTATATAGAATGATAGCTTTTGCATTATTTGTAGTGGCTTCATTGACAGATTTTTTTGATGGATATTTAGCTAGAAAATATAATCTAGTGACTGACTTTGGAAAACTTATGGATCCATTAGCAGATAAGATACTGGTTATTTCAGCTTTAGTACTTTTTGTTGAATTAAGATATATTCCAGCTTGGATGTCCATAATAGTAATAGCAAGGGAATTTCTTATAAGTGGAATAAGAATGCTTGCTGCTGCTAAAGGTGAGGTTATTCCAGCAGGAAAACTTGGAAAATATAAGACAACAAGCCAGATGATAGTTATTCTAATAATGATTGTAGTAGGGAATCAATGGTATAATTACTATCTTATGCTTATACCTATAATTTTGACTTTATGGTCTGGTTGGGAATACACATCAAAAGCTAAGCACTATTTTATGAATTCAAAATAG